A part of Vibrio sp. B1FLJ16 genomic DNA contains:
- a CDS encoding succinylglutamate desuccinylase/aspartoacylase family protein produces the protein MVRSKRSKVFELLGHQIQPGQRLEIEFEAAQLYTHSPLSIPVEIIHGKFDGPVLMVNAAIHGDELNGVEIVRQIINQLDPSKLKGTVIAVPIVNVFGFIHKSRYLPDRRDLNRCFPGSEKGALASRMAHGFFNNIAKRSNYILDLHTGAIHRTNLPQIRANLSNPETLRIAKAFATPVIIDSALRDGSLRSEAEKCDIPVLTYEAGEALRFDPLSISAGVMGIRRVMQAIGMLRASRKKLPEPVIAKSTSWVRAPGNGILRTVVNLGDNVEQGETLAYISSPLGHAEIELKAPKSGLVIGQQTLPLVNEGDAIFHLAYFKQGDSEVGQAVESYIEELNEFDVDQITTGQIPLDVQ, from the coding sequence ATGGTCAGAAGTAAAAGAAGTAAAGTATTTGAACTGCTTGGACATCAAATACAGCCAGGACAGCGGCTGGAGATCGAGTTCGAAGCCGCACAACTGTACACCCACTCGCCTTTGTCGATACCTGTAGAGATCATCCACGGAAAATTTGATGGACCGGTGCTGATGGTCAATGCAGCAATCCACGGTGATGAACTCAATGGTGTTGAGATCGTTCGTCAGATCATAAACCAATTAGATCCATCAAAATTGAAAGGTACCGTTATCGCCGTACCAATAGTCAATGTGTTTGGTTTTATCCATAAATCACGCTACCTGCCGGATCGCCGTGACCTCAACCGCTGTTTTCCTGGCAGTGAAAAAGGCGCTTTGGCCTCTCGTATGGCACACGGGTTCTTTAACAATATCGCCAAGCGTAGTAACTATATATTGGACTTGCACACCGGTGCTATCCATCGTACTAATCTTCCGCAGATCCGCGCCAACCTGAGCAACCCGGAAACACTGCGTATTGCCAAAGCCTTCGCTACGCCGGTGATTATTGATTCCGCGTTACGTGATGGTTCTTTACGCAGTGAAGCGGAGAAATGCGATATTCCGGTTCTCACTTACGAAGCGGGTGAAGCATTACGTTTTGATCCACTCTCTATCAGCGCAGGTGTAATGGGCATCAGACGCGTAATGCAAGCCATCGGCATGCTACGCGCGAGTCGTAAAAAACTGCCGGAGCCTGTTATTGCCAAATCGACCAGCTGGGTTCGTGCTCCGGGTAACGGGATTTTGCGTACTGTAGTGAACCTTGGAGACAACGTTGAGCAAGGAGAGACTCTTGCTTACATCAGCTCCCCGCTCGGCCATGCAGAAATTGAACTTAAAGCACCTAAAAGTGGCCTAGTAATTGGTCAGCAAACACTACCACTGGTGAATGAAGGTGACGCTATTTTCCACCTTGCCTACTTTAAGCAAGGGGACAGTGAGGTAGGACAAGCGGTCGAGAGCTATATTGAAGAACTCAATGAGTTTGATGTCGACCAGATCACTACCGGGCAAATTCCGCTCGACGTTCAGTAA
- the tadA gene encoding tRNA adenosine(34) deaminase TadA, with protein sequence MSDLQFTAQDEQFMRRAMELAELAEAGGEVPVGAVLVKDGEIIAEGWNRSICAHDATAHAEIQTLRKAGQVLENYRLLDTTLYVTLEPCPMCAGALLHSRVKRVVYGAPDLKAGAAGTVLNLFESQAAYHYATVESGLLEEECRTQLQAFFKRRRKEIKARKEAQKALENKQEAKGE encoded by the coding sequence TTGTCTGACCTTCAATTCACAGCCCAAGATGAACAATTTATGCGCCGAGCAATGGAGCTGGCTGAACTGGCAGAAGCAGGTGGTGAAGTGCCGGTTGGTGCTGTCTTAGTAAAAGATGGGGAGATCATTGCAGAAGGCTGGAACCGTTCTATCTGTGCTCATGACGCAACGGCACATGCTGAAATACAGACATTGCGAAAAGCAGGGCAGGTATTAGAGAACTATCGATTGCTAGATACCACTCTGTACGTAACTTTAGAACCTTGTCCTATGTGCGCGGGAGCACTGCTGCATAGCCGTGTTAAGCGGGTAGTTTACGGCGCTCCGGATCTTAAAGCTGGTGCAGCGGGAACAGTGTTAAACCTTTTTGAAAGTCAGGCTGCATATCATTACGCGACAGTAGAAAGCGGGTTACTGGAAGAGGAGTGCCGGACTCAGTTACAGGCATTTTTTAAGCGTCGGCGTAAAGAGATTAAGGCCAGGAAAGAAGCTCAGAAAGCGTTGGAAAATAAACAGGAAGCAAAAGGCGAGTAG
- a CDS encoding DUF3622 domain-containing protein — protein sequence MSKNPKFAIRVTEKRNGWSAEITRQVTSRKTVVSKRETGFDSEEKAQAWAEQELAGFVQNQVIRNERKAVQRQEREAEQLAAKVRKEEARKARDVEADEE from the coding sequence ATGTCAAAAAATCCAAAATTTGCTATCCGCGTAACGGAAAAGCGTAACGGCTGGAGTGCAGAGATCACTCGCCAAGTCACTTCTCGCAAGACTGTTGTCTCTAAGCGTGAAACAGGCTTTGATAGCGAAGAGAAAGCACAAGCTTGGGCAGAGCAAGAGTTAGCTGGCTTTGTACAAAACCAAGTGATTCGTAATGAGCGTAAAGCTGTACAGCGTCAGGAGCGCGAAGCAGAGCAACTTGCTGCTAAAGTTCGTAAAGAAGAAGCCCGTAAAGCTCGCGATGTTGAAGCTGACGAAGAGTAA
- a CDS encoding prepilin-type N-terminal cleavage/methylation domain-containing protein — protein MQINQSPSKLPLSKQSGYSLVEVMISFLLIGIASLGLIKLQVIVEQKADFAKHSVQALNLAEQKLEWFRTRGASAATSAMPVADFDAISTGSSTSGNYTLEWDVLSTTVSGSLKTIEITSSWQDRLGHTQSVQLKTMLSRYSEFDK, from the coding sequence ATGCAGATTAATCAATCACCATCTAAATTACCGTTAAGTAAGCAGTCGGGCTATAGCTTGGTTGAAGTTATGATTTCTTTTCTGCTTATCGGAATTGCGTCTTTGGGGTTAATCAAGCTTCAAGTCATTGTGGAGCAAAAGGCCGACTTCGCTAAGCATAGCGTTCAGGCTCTTAATTTAGCTGAACAGAAACTCGAATGGTTCCGTACTCGAGGTGCATCAGCAGCGACGTCAGCGATGCCAGTGGCTGACTTTGATGCTATCTCTACGGGATCATCCACATCAGGAAATTACACGCTTGAGTGGGATGTGTTGTCCACTACAGTGTCGGGTTCTTTAAAAACAATCGAGATCACCTCGAGTTGGCAAGATCGATTGGGACATACGCAGTCCGTTCAGCTTAAAACTATGCTTTCCCGCTACAGTGAATTTGATAAATAA
- the purL gene encoding phosphoribosylformylglycinamidine synthase: MRILRGSPALSEFRVNKLLELCREQDLPVTGIYAEFMHFADLKSDLDEQELEKLEKLLTYGPTIEEHEPEGLLLLVTPRPGTISPWSSKSTDIAINCGLDNVKRLERGTAYYVETSATLSDVQIDTVKALIHDRMMETVFTELEAASALFAVAEPAPVAHVDILAGGRLALEEANVSLGLALAEDEIDYLVENFTKLGRNPNDIELMMFAQANSEHCRHKIFNADWTIDGVDQEKSLFKMIKNTFETTPDHVLSAYKDNAAVMTGSKVGRFFPDPKSRQYTYHHEDAHILMKVETHNHPTAISPWPGASTGSGGEIRDEGATGIGGKPKAGLVGFTTSNLRIPGFEQPWETDFGKPGRIVNALDIMLEGPLGGAAFNNEFGRPNLLGYFRTYEEKVTSHAGEEVRGYHKPIMIAGGMGNIRDEHVQKKEIPVGASLIVLGGPAMNIGLGGGAASSMASGQSAEDLDFASVQRENPEMERRCQEVIDRCWQLGEENPIAFIHDVGAGGISNALPELCDDGERGGKFQLRDVPNDELSMSPLEIWCNESQERYVLAVAPEHMEAFDAICKRERAPYAVVGVATEERHLTLEDSHFDNTPIDMPMDILLGKTPKMHREATTLKVDSPAITRDGIEINEAADRVLRLPTVAEKTFLITIGDRSVTGLVARDQMVGPWQVPVANCAVTAASYDTYHGEAMSMGERTPVALLDFGASARLAVGESLTNIAATDIGDIKRIKLSANWMSPAGHPGEDAGLYEAVKAVGEELCPALGLTIPVGKDSMSMKTKWEENGESKEVTSPLSLVITAFGRVEDVRKTVTPQLRTDKGDSSLVLVDLGNGKNRLGATALAQVYKQLGDKPADVDNAEQLKGFFDAMQSLVRDDKLVAYHDKGDGGLFVTLAEMAFAGHCGVKANIEGLGEDALAVLFNEELGAVVQVKNDDMDSVLSTLAVNGLEACSHVIGSVEASDDFVITSGDVVVLKRSRTELRVIWAETTHKMQALRDNPACADQEFEAKKDNTDPGLNVSLSYDVNEDIAAPYIVKGAKPKMAILREQGVNSHVEMAAAFDRAGFEATDIHMSDILTGQAVLDEYQGLVACGGFSYGDVLGAGEGWAKSILFNAQAREQFQAFFNREETFSLGVCNGCQMLSNLKELIPGADLWPRFVRNESERFEARFSLVEVQKSDSVFFDGMAGSRMPIAVSHGEGRVEVRDGEHLNAIEASGTVALRYVDNNGNPTQQYPNNPNGSPNAITGLTTEDGRVTIMMPHPERVFRTVANSWSPEGWGENGAWMRMFQNARKNIG, from the coding sequence ATGAGAATTTTGCGTGGCTCCCCAGCTCTTTCTGAGTTTCGTGTAAATAAACTACTGGAACTTTGTCGTGAACAAGATCTGCCTGTAACTGGCATTTACGCCGAGTTTATGCACTTTGCGGATCTAAAATCTGACCTTGATGAACAAGAGTTAGAAAAACTAGAAAAGTTGCTGACTTACGGTCCAACGATCGAAGAGCATGAGCCTGAAGGTCTTCTACTTCTTGTTACGCCTCGTCCTGGCACTATTTCGCCTTGGTCTTCTAAATCTACCGATATTGCTATTAACTGTGGTCTGGACAATGTTAAGCGTCTGGAGCGTGGTACGGCGTACTACGTAGAAACATCTGCGACACTTTCTGATGTTCAAATCGACACAGTGAAAGCTCTAATCCACGATCGCATGATGGAAACGGTGTTTACTGAACTTGAAGCCGCTTCTGCACTGTTTGCTGTGGCAGAGCCAGCTCCAGTAGCTCACGTTGATATCTTAGCTGGTGGTCGTCTTGCGCTTGAAGAAGCAAACGTTTCACTTGGCTTGGCATTAGCAGAAGATGAAATTGATTACTTAGTAGAGAACTTCACTAAGCTAGGTCGTAATCCAAACGACATCGAGCTGATGATGTTTGCCCAGGCGAACTCAGAGCACTGTCGTCATAAGATCTTTAATGCAGACTGGACTATCGACGGCGTCGACCAAGAGAAGTCTCTGTTTAAGATGATCAAAAACACATTCGAAACGACACCAGACCACGTTCTGTCTGCTTACAAAGATAACGCAGCGGTAATGACGGGCTCTAAAGTGGGTCGTTTCTTCCCAGATCCGAAATCTCGTCAATACACTTACCACCATGAAGATGCGCACATCTTGATGAAGGTAGAGACGCACAACCACCCGACGGCTATCTCTCCTTGGCCAGGTGCATCAACGGGTTCTGGTGGTGAAATCCGTGACGAAGGCGCGACCGGTATCGGTGGTAAGCCAAAAGCGGGTCTGGTTGGTTTTACAACCTCTAACTTGCGTATTCCTGGTTTTGAACAGCCTTGGGAAACAGACTTCGGTAAGCCGGGTCGTATCGTAAACGCACTAGACATCATGCTTGAAGGTCCTCTGGGCGGTGCTGCATTCAACAATGAGTTTGGTCGTCCAAACCTATTGGGTTACTTCCGTACTTACGAAGAGAAAGTGACCTCTCACGCAGGTGAAGAAGTGCGTGGTTACCACAAGCCAATCATGATTGCTGGTGGTATGGGTAACATCCGTGACGAACACGTGCAGAAGAAAGAGATCCCAGTTGGAGCAAGCCTAATAGTACTTGGTGGTCCTGCAATGAACATCGGTCTTGGTGGAGGAGCGGCCTCTTCAATGGCGTCTGGTCAGTCAGCAGAAGATCTGGACTTTGCTTCAGTACAACGTGAAAACCCAGAGATGGAGCGTCGTTGTCAGGAAGTTATTGACCGTTGTTGGCAGCTAGGTGAAGAAAACCCAATCGCATTTATCCACGATGTGGGCGCGGGCGGTATCTCTAACGCACTTCCTGAGCTTTGTGACGATGGCGAGCGTGGCGGTAAGTTCCAGCTACGTGATGTACCAAATGATGAATTGAGCATGAGCCCGCTGGAAATCTGGTGTAACGAATCTCAGGAACGTTACGTTCTTGCGGTTGCGCCAGAGCATATGGAAGCATTCGATGCAATCTGTAAGCGCGAGCGTGCACCTTACGCAGTAGTTGGTGTGGCTACAGAAGAGCGTCATCTAACACTAGAAGACTCGCACTTTGACAACACGCCAATTGATATGCCAATGGATATCCTGCTTGGTAAAACACCGAAGATGCACCGTGAAGCAACGACATTGAAAGTAGATAGCCCAGCGATTACACGTGACGGTATTGAAATCAACGAAGCGGCAGATCGCGTACTTCGTCTTCCAACTGTAGCTGAGAAAACGTTCCTGATTACTATCGGTGACCGCTCAGTAACAGGTTTGGTCGCTCGTGACCAGATGGTTGGTCCTTGGCAGGTTCCTGTAGCGAACTGTGCAGTTACGGCGGCAAGTTACGACACATACCACGGTGAAGCGATGTCGATGGGTGAGCGTACTCCGGTTGCTCTACTAGACTTCGGCGCGTCTGCTCGCCTGGCGGTTGGTGAGTCACTAACTAACATCGCGGCGACTGACATCGGTGATATCAAGCGCATTAAACTCTCTGCGAACTGGATGTCTCCAGCGGGTCACCCAGGTGAAGATGCAGGTCTTTACGAAGCAGTGAAAGCTGTGGGTGAAGAGCTATGTCCAGCGCTTGGTCTGACTATCCCGGTTGGTAAAGACTCAATGTCAATGAAGACCAAGTGGGAAGAAAATGGTGAAAGCAAAGAAGTGACTTCGCCACTATCGCTAGTAATCACTGCGTTTGGCCGTGTTGAAGACGTGCGTAAGACAGTAACGCCTCAGCTGCGTACTGACAAAGGTGATTCTTCACTTGTTCTTGTTGACCTGGGTAACGGCAAAAACCGTCTGGGTGCAACAGCACTGGCACAGGTTTACAAGCAACTTGGTGACAAGCCTGCAGACGTAGACAACGCTGAGCAGCTAAAAGGTTTCTTCGATGCAATGCAATCACTGGTTCGTGATGACAAGCTTGTTGCTTACCACGATAAAGGTGACGGCGGTCTATTTGTAACGCTTGCAGAGATGGCATTCGCTGGTCACTGTGGTGTGAAAGCGAACATCGAAGGTCTGGGTGAAGATGCGCTAGCAGTTCTATTTAACGAAGAACTAGGTGCGGTTGTTCAGGTTAAGAACGACGATATGGATTCAGTTCTATCTACGCTAGCGGTAAACGGCTTAGAAGCATGTTCACATGTCATTGGCTCTGTTGAAGCTTCAGACGATTTCGTGATCACTTCAGGTGATGTAGTTGTGCTTAAGCGCTCACGTACCGAACTACGTGTTATCTGGGCTGAAACTACGCATAAAATGCAGGCGCTACGTGATAACCCTGCATGTGCAGACCAAGAATTTGAAGCGAAGAAAGACAACACTGACCCTGGTCTGAATGTATCTCTAAGCTATGACGTCAACGAAGATATCGCAGCCCCTTACATTGTGAAAGGCGCGAAACCCAAGATGGCGATTCTGCGTGAGCAAGGTGTCAACTCTCACGTTGAAATGGCCGCAGCGTTTGACCGCGCTGGCTTTGAAGCAACTGATATCCACATGAGCGATATTCTGACAGGCCAAGCGGTACTTGATGAATACCAAGGTCTGGTAGCATGTGGTGGTTTCTCTTACGGTGACGTCCTAGGCGCAGGCGAAGGTTGGGCGAAATCTATCCTGTTTAACGCACAAGCACGTGAGCAGTTCCAGGCATTCTTCAACCGTGAAGAGACGTTTTCTCTAGGTGTGTGTAACGGCTGTCAGATGTTGTCGAACCTGAAAGAGCTTATTCCGGGTGCAGACTTGTGGCCACGTTTTGTTCGCAACGAATCAGAGCGTTTTGAAGCACGCTTTAGCTTAGTTGAAGTACAGAAGTCTGATTCTGTGTTCTTCGATGGCATGGCTGGCTCTCGCATGCCAATCGCGGTTTCTCACGGTGAAGGTCGTGTAGAAGTCCGTGACGGTGAGCACCTAAACGCGATTGAAGCGTCAGGTACTGTAGCGTTACGTTACGTTGATAATAACGGTAACCCAACGCAACAATACCCGAACAACCCGAATGGTTCGCCAAATGCGATTACCGGTCTGACAACTGAAGATGGCCGTGTAACCATCATGATGCCTCACCCAGAGCGTGTATTCCGTACGGTTGCAAACTCTTGGTCACCAGAAGGCTGGGGTGAAAACGGTGCCTGGATGCGTATGTTCCAGAACGCTCGTAAGAATATCGGTTAA
- a CDS encoding AbgT family transporter produces the protein MSNQAINKAPSSKPSGMDRFLNFIERAGNKIPDPAILFFWALIITWAASALLSNVSFDLMNPRTGEALTITNLLTGEALASFLANMVTTFTGFAPLGIVLVAMLGVGVADSSGFITTGLKKMLSVTPAKLLTPMLILVAIVSHTAADAGYVLVIPLGGIIFHAAGRHPLAGIAAAFAGVSGGFSANFIPSGIDPLLAGFTQTAAQVLDPEYVVNPLANIFFTGLSSVIIVAIGWYVTEKIIEPRLARTPVDEDAEAAPDLGTFTEIESKAFRYAGWAMMAGIALLVAAIIPENSALRSPAGEITAFSAPLMKSIVPLIFILFIIPGYVYGKVSGTFKSSNDIIKAMSDTMATMGAYIVMSFFCAQFLSAFAQSNIGTMLALYGAEGLKAMNLPGEATIVGMILLTASVNLLIGSASAKWALIGPILVPMLMAVGISPELSQAAYRVGDSVSNIISPLMVFFPLVVVYCQRYVKSTGIGTLASLMMPFSIAMLIGWSIFLITYWMIGIPLGIQAPYTYTM, from the coding sequence ATGAGTAACCAAGCAATTAACAAGGCACCATCTTCCAAGCCGAGCGGGATGGATCGCTTTTTAAACTTTATCGAGCGAGCAGGTAACAAGATCCCTGATCCTGCGATTCTGTTTTTCTGGGCACTAATTATCACTTGGGCTGCGTCAGCACTTTTGTCGAATGTATCATTCGACCTTATGAATCCTCGCACTGGCGAAGCTCTTACTATTACTAACCTTCTGACAGGTGAAGCTCTGGCTAGCTTCCTTGCCAATATGGTGACAACATTCACCGGTTTTGCACCTCTTGGTATCGTTCTGGTAGCCATGTTAGGTGTGGGTGTTGCAGATTCATCTGGTTTTATCACTACGGGCCTTAAGAAGATGCTGAGCGTTACACCAGCTAAGCTTCTTACGCCAATGCTTATTCTGGTTGCTATCGTATCGCATACTGCAGCAGATGCCGGCTATGTACTGGTTATTCCTCTGGGTGGTATCATTTTCCATGCAGCTGGTCGTCACCCTCTGGCGGGTATTGCGGCAGCTTTTGCTGGTGTATCTGGTGGTTTCTCAGCTAACTTTATTCCTTCTGGTATCGACCCTCTACTTGCTGGCTTCACACAAACAGCTGCGCAGGTTCTTGACCCTGAATATGTAGTAAATCCGTTAGCGAACATCTTCTTTACAGGCCTGTCTTCAGTCATCATTGTGGCTATCGGTTGGTACGTAACTGAGAAAATTATTGAACCTCGCTTAGCGAGAACACCAGTAGACGAAGATGCAGAAGCAGCTCCAGATCTGGGTACATTCACGGAAATTGAATCGAAAGCATTCCGTTACGCGGGTTGGGCTATGATGGCGGGTATCGCACTTCTTGTTGCTGCGATAATTCCTGAGAATTCAGCGCTACGTTCGCCTGCTGGTGAGATCACGGCGTTCTCTGCGCCGCTTATGAAGTCAATCGTTCCATTGATCTTTATTCTGTTTATCATCCCAGGTTACGTGTACGGTAAAGTTTCAGGTACGTTCAAGTCTAGCAACGACATTATTAAAGCGATGTCAGACACGATGGCGACGATGGGCGCTTACATCGTTATGTCTTTCTTCTGTGCTCAGTTCCTATCGGCATTTGCACAGTCAAACATCGGTACTATGCTAGCGCTATACGGGGCTGAAGGCCTGAAGGCTATGAATCTGCCGGGTGAAGCAACGATTGTTGGTATGATTCTGCTGACAGCTTCTGTAAACCTGCTCATCGGTTCAGCTTCTGCGAAATGGGCGCTTATCGGTCCAATCCTAGTTCCGATGCTGATGGCGGTTGGTATATCTCCAGAGCTGTCTCAGGCGGCATACCGTGTTGGTGACTCTGTATCAAATATCATTTCACCTCTGATGGTCTTCTTCCCTCTTGTAGTGGTTTACTGTCAACGCTACGTGAAGTCGACGGGTATTGGTACGCTTGCATCACTGATGATGCCATTCTCTATTGCAATGCTGATCGGTTGGTCTATCTTCCTCATCACATACTGGATGATTGGTATTCCTCTAGGTATCCAAGCGCCATACACTTACACAATGTAA